A stretch of DNA from Sphingomonas sp. SORGH_AS_0879:
AATGGATTGGCCTTAGCCCAACGCTCCAACCGGCGGCGGTGCGGATGGCTCGCCGGTGAAGGTCGCCCAGCCGCGCGGGCCCAGTGCCTCCAGCGGTTGATAGCGGGTCTTGTACGCCATGCGCGGCGACCCCTTCACCCAATAGCCGAGATAGACATAGGGCAGACTGGCGGCGCGGGCGCGCAGGATGTGGTCCATGATGATGAAATTGCCCAGTCCCGGGCGGCTGTCATCCTGCGTCTCGAAAAAGCTGTAGATCATCGACAGGCCGTCACCCTGCCGATCGGTCAGGCACGCGCCGACCAGCCGACCACGCTGCCCCTCGGGGCCGGAGGGTTCGCGATATTCGACCAGCACCGACTGGACCGGCGACAGTTCGACCATGTCGGCATAGTCGCTTTCGTCCATCGCGGACATGCCGCCGCCCGGGTGCCGCTCGCCCAGATAGCGGCGGAGCAGCTG
This window harbors:
- a CDS encoding arginyltransferase; translated protein: MTAPFRFPRFFVTSPSPCPYLPGRDERKVFTELNGEHAGELNEALSRIGFRRSQGVAYRPSCAGCTACISVRVVAGEFRPNATQRKLLRRHADLEVTACQPWATAEQFQLLRRYLGERHPGGGMSAMDESDYADMVELSPVQSVLVEYREPSGPEGQRGRLVGACLTDRQGDGLSMIYSFFETQDDSRPGLGNFIIMDHILRARAASLPYVYLGYWVKGSPRMAYKTRYQPLEALGPRGWATFTGEPSAPPPVGALG